One genomic window of Hymenobacter sp. J193 includes the following:
- a CDS encoding LptF/LptG family permease: MKKLDKLILKAFAGPFVLTFAVVQFILLTQYMLKYMDDIIGKDLGAGVLVQLLGFFSVLIVPVSLPLAVLLSSLMTYGTLGEHQELTAIKTSGISLPRILRPVLLVSTVLAVGAFWFNNTIVPKANLKAYSLLWDVRQQKLALDIREGIFYNGIPGYTIKVEKKLGENGDRLHGVMIYDHSRSTGNSAVILADSGRMFTRFGGQYLSLELFSGTSYVEQPEGNNRTETGFWRQNFKRNLITFSLASFSLDRTKEELFSENKMMKNLSQLQRYTDSLQRQLGKERQRTSLELNSYYTHMRVDTLGQAQRRRLVHWQRIPLSRLAPLSESLVQNAADRARNVRASITSAQVRLTELSRDTNNYRIEIFRKYTQSAAILIMFFIGAPLGAIIKKGGLGVPVLISILFFIVFYVLSIIGEKYGREGVMPVGLGMWMANLILLPIGLFFLNQARRDSGLLDWDLSRLFPAGLRWPFRGYKKAA, encoded by the coding sequence ATGAAAAAACTCGATAAACTTATTCTGAAGGCCTTTGCCGGCCCGTTCGTCCTCACGTTTGCGGTGGTGCAGTTCATTCTGCTCACCCAGTACATGCTCAAGTACATGGACGACATCATCGGCAAGGACCTGGGCGCCGGCGTGCTGGTGCAGCTGCTGGGCTTTTTCAGCGTGCTCATCGTGCCCGTGTCGCTGCCGCTGGCCGTGCTGCTATCTTCCCTGATGACTTACGGCACGCTGGGCGAGCACCAGGAGCTGACGGCCATTAAAACCTCCGGCATTTCGCTGCCGCGCATTCTGCGGCCGGTGCTGCTGGTAAGCACCGTGCTGGCTGTGGGCGCCTTCTGGTTCAACAACACCATCGTGCCCAAAGCCAACCTGAAAGCCTACAGCCTGCTCTGGGACGTGCGCCAGCAAAAGCTGGCCCTGGATATCCGGGAAGGCATTTTCTACAATGGCATTCCCGGCTACACCATCAAAGTCGAGAAAAAGCTGGGCGAAAACGGCGACCGGCTGCACGGCGTGATGATCTACGACCACTCGCGCAGCACCGGCAACTCGGCCGTGATTCTGGCCGATTCGGGCCGCATGTTCACGCGCTTCGGCGGGCAATACCTAAGCCTGGAGTTGTTCAGCGGTACCAGCTACGTGGAGCAGCCCGAAGGAAATAACCGCACCGAAACCGGCTTCTGGCGGCAGAACTTCAAGCGCAACCTCATCACCTTCTCCCTGGCTTCCTTTAGCCTCGACCGCACCAAGGAAGAGCTGTTCTCGGAAAACAAGATGATGAAAAACCTCAGCCAGCTCCAGCGGTATACCGACTCGCTGCAGCGGCAGCTGGGCAAGGAGCGGCAGCGCACCAGCCTCGAGCTGAACTCCTACTACACGCATATGCGCGTGGACACCCTGGGGCAGGCCCAGCGCCGCCGCCTCGTGCACTGGCAGCGCATTCCGCTGAGCCGTCTCGCTCCGCTTTCCGAAAGTCTGGTGCAGAATGCCGCCGACCGCGCCCGCAATGTGCGCGCCTCCATTACCAGCGCCCAGGTACGCCTGACCGAGCTTTCCCGCGACACGAACAACTACCGCATCGAAATTTTCCGCAAGTACACGCAGTCGGCGGCCATTCTCATCATGTTTTTTATTGGAGCCCCGCTGGGCGCCATCATCAAAAAGGGTGGCCTGGGCGTGCCGGTGCTGATTTCTATTCTGTTCTTTATCGTGTTCTACGTGCTTAGCATCATCGGCGAGAAGTATGGGCGCGAAGGGGTAATGCCCGTGGGCCTGGGTATGTGGATGGCCAACCTGATTCTGCTGCCCATCGGCCTGTTCTTCCTCAACCAGGCCCGACGCGACTCCGGCCTGCTCGACTGGGACCTGAGCCGGTTGTTTCCCGCCGGGCTGCGCTGGCCCTTCCGGGGCTATAAGAAGGCCGCTTAA
- a CDS encoding START-like domain-containing protein translates to MPLSATRSKHRFTVEYPINASPKILYPYLATASGLSHWFCQKVRTDAPHHFIFTWDRQDHHAELTSQRTNRSARFVFLDKNHRHVPDANYLDFTIESSELTQEVFLRVIDYSEETDDIELQEMWDNLVQNLREQVGG, encoded by the coding sequence ATGCCGCTCTCCGCTACACGTTCCAAACACCGGTTTACGGTGGAGTACCCTATCAACGCTTCGCCTAAGATTCTGTATCCGTATCTGGCAACTGCTTCGGGCCTGAGCCACTGGTTTTGTCAGAAAGTACGCACCGACGCGCCGCACCATTTCATCTTTACCTGGGATAGGCAGGACCATCATGCCGAACTGACCTCGCAGCGCACTAACCGCTCGGCCCGCTTTGTGTTTCTCGATAAAAACCACCGCCACGTGCCCGATGCCAACTACCTGGACTTTACCATTGAGTCGTCGGAGCTCACGCAGGAAGTGTTTCTGCGCGTGATTGACTACTCTGAGGAGACGGACGATATTGAGCTGCAGGAAATGTGGGATAATCTGGTACAAAATCTGCGGGAGCAGGTGGGCGGCTAG
- the rplT gene encoding 50S ribosomal protein L20 — translation MPRSVNHVASRHRRKKLMKLAKGYYGRRKNVWTVAKNAVEKGLLYAFRDRRVKKREFRALWIQRINAGARQHGLSYSQFMGGLKKAGIELNRKVLADLALNHPEAFKGIIEKIK, via the coding sequence ATGCCAAGAAGTGTAAACCACGTGGCCTCCCGCCACCGTCGGAAAAAATTGATGAAACTTGCGAAGGGCTATTATGGCCGTCGCAAGAATGTATGGACCGTAGCAAAGAACGCCGTAGAGAAAGGCTTGCTCTACGCTTTCCGCGACCGTCGCGTCAAGAAGCGCGAATTCCGCGCCCTCTGGATTCAACGTATCAACGCTGGTGCCCGTCAGCACGGTTTGTCTTACTCGCAGTTCATGGGCGGCCTGAAGAAGGCTGGCATTGAGCTCAACCGCAAAGTACTGGCCGACCTGGCTCTGAACCATCCCGAAGCCTTCAAAGGCATTATCGAGAAGATCAAGTAA
- the rpmI gene encoding 50S ribosomal protein L35: protein MPKMKTKSGAKKRFSLTGTGKIKRKHAFKSHILTKKSIKQKRNLTHATLVSSADMNRVKDMLNL from the coding sequence ATGCCGAAAATGAAAACCAAGTCCGGCGCCAAGAAGCGTTTCTCGCTCACCGGCACCGGCAAGATCAAGCGTAAGCACGCCTTCAAGTCGCACATCCTGACCAAGAAGTCCATCAAGCAGAAGCGTAACCTGACGCATGCTACGCTGGTGAGCTCGGCCGATATGAACCGCGTAAAAGACATGCTGAACCTGTAA